The Desulfovibrio sp. G11 region GCGCCAAGGTATGTGACAAAGGCCATACTGCTGCCAAGGGCCACTATGCGCTTGATGTTTTCCGGTTCCGGCACTTCCACAATGCGGCCCATGGCATCGGTAACGGAGCGCGCCCCGGCATGGGGCGCTCCCGTCAGCAGCGTCAGAGCCAGCATGAGCAGACTCAGCGCTTTTGCCATATGATCATCTCGATGACATAGTCTGTGCGTTCCACATACTGACCGTTTTCGTCTTTGAATGCCTCCACGTGAGCTTCTACAAGGTGCGGGTCCGGCTCCGCGCCGTAGTCGCGCAGGGTGGTGACGCAGGAGTCCACCAGTTCTTCCCGGCTTTTTGCCACTACCCACTGGCCTTTGACCGGGATAGCCGTATACGGTACGCCCTTGTCGTCAAGCCATGCACGCATCTCCTGGGCATTGTTGAAAATTTTTGGAGTAATACCGTAGTGTTCGTGCAAGCCCTGCATGACATCGGAAAGCATGCGGTCTGAAAAGCCCATAAAAACCACCTGGCCGGTGGCATACTGCATAAGCTTTTCTCTGCTTTCATCGCTTTCGATGGCCGGCGTCATTGAGGCAAAAACAATGTCAAAGTAGTCGTCTGAGGAAAAATCATCCCAGCCGGAGCATACGGTGGTAATGTTGGTGATGCCCATTGCGGCGGCGTCTTCGCGCAGCAGGCGCAGCATTTCATCGGCCACGTCCACAGCAGTGACAGATCCGGCCATGCGCGCCAGGCGCAGGGTGTACATGCCACTACCGCAGCCCACGTCCAGTATGCGCTTACCGTTGAAGTCCACACCATTTTCCGCGGCATGGCGCAGCATGCCCGCTTCGTAATTGTCGTCGCCTTCTTCAAAGCGCGGAAAGGTGCGTGACCGGGCGTTCCAGTATTCACGCTGCTTCTGCTGTTTTTCGTCTACAGTTCCCATTTGATGCTGACTCCCGCGTTGAATCCCAGTGCCGGGTACCCCCAGGCTTCTTCATACTGGGTGTTGGTGATGTTGTCCGCATAGGCTTCAAGGGTCAGATGTTCGTCCACCTTGTAGCTGAGGCTTGCTCCCAGGGTGGCGTAGTCGTGCAGGGTGCCCTTACGCAGTTGGGCCGTGTTGACGTAATAACTGCGCTCGCCCACATAGGTCAGCACAGTGTCAAGAGTGAACTGCTCATTGATTTTCCAGGTGGTTCCCAGGGTTCCTTTCCAGTCGGGAATATACTCCAGCTTTTCCATCACTCCCCCGGGGTCGGCGGGGTCATTGGACTTTTTGCTGTCCTGTCTGGTCACGGCGGCCTTTACCGTAACATTGTCCAGCACGTCATAGCTGCCGCTCAGCGTAGCGCCGTATATTTCGGCGTCAATATTATAGGCGGCCCATGCCTGATAGCTTTGCGGCCTGTTTACGTAGACGGGCTTGTGGACGATATAATCCTGAATATTGTAGTAAAAGCCGGAAAGCTTGAGAAAACCCTTGCCGCCGAAGCTGTATTTGTAGGCGGCGTCAATGCCGCGGGCCGTTTCTGGTTTTATGTCCTTGCCCACAAGATAGGGTACATTGACGGTATTGTCCCGTGATGATGACTGCGAATTCCAGTACAGTTCGGGAATGGTGGGGGTTCTGTAGTTCTGGTACAGGGCCAGGGAAGCGGACTGGTTTTCGGTAAACTCGTAGGTGATCATGGCCTTGGGGGAAAGCTGCGAGCCGAAATAGTTTCTGTCCTGGCCGTCGGGGCTGTAGCTGAAGCTGTCGTAGCGCAGGCCGATATCCAGATGCAGGCTGTCGGTAAGGGAAAACTTGTCGGCCAGAAACGCCCCCACTACCGTGGCCGGCGCGCCCGCTTCGGAGGATTCCATTTTTCCCGTCCACTTGTTTGGTCCGGCCTTGTTGTAGTTTTTATCCACATATTCCACTGTAATGGGACCGGGGGTCAGTCTTTTGTACTCCACGCCGGTCATAAGCTCGTGGCCGTGAATGGTGGCTCCTGTCTTGAACTTGAAGCCGTGAGTATTGTCTACAATGACATTGCGGTCCAAGACGAGATCGCCGTTTTTTGTTTTGGACGGATCGAAGCCGTCCGGGCCTTTTTTAATCTGCATGCGGGCGTCAATATCCGCATAGTTTTTTTCACGGCGGTTTTCGCTGTTCTTGAAGCCGGAAAGCTCAAAGTAGGCTGTCTCCAGAAATTCCTGCCGGTAGGTGAAGTCCATCAGATGGCGGTATTTGGTCCAGTGCGCGCCGTCGCCAATAACGGTCATCGAGGGCGTGGGGGATCCCCCGGCAAAGCTTTCGCCGCTGGCTGTGGGATAGTTGGAGTCTATGGGAGAATCAAAGCCGGGCAGGTCCGGATTGGAGTCGCTGGTGGGGTTGCCGTCGTTTCTGTTGGTGCGGATAAGCCCGCGCCGGGTCTGGCTGTAATTGTAGCCCAGGGTAAGCTCGGCCCGCCAGGGCAGGTCTACGTACAGTTTGGGATTGAAGTGAAAGGAATCATAGTCGTTGTTGCGAAAAAAAGGGTCGGCGTGCTGATGGCTCAACCCCACACTCAGGCCGATGGCGTTGAATTTCTGGGCATAGCTGCCGCGCACGTTATGAAAGTCATAAAAATCCTTCCAGCCGCCCATGGTGGCGTAAACGCTGAAGTAGGGCTGCTCTGTGGGGCGGCGGGTATAGGCATTGATGACGCCGCCCAGGGCGTTGTTGCCGTATTCAACCGAACTGCCGCCTTTGATCACTTCGATCCGCTCGATATTGTCCAGTGGAATGGTGCCGAAGTCGATATAGTTGCCGCCGGACATGCCGGTAGAACTGATGTTGCGGCCGTCAAGGTTGAGCATGATCCTTTTGGATTCCATGCCGCGTATGGAAATGATGTCGCTGCTGTCTCCCATGGCGGCCTTGCGCTTGAAAGAAATTTCAGGGTCGCGCACCAGGTAGTCGGCCACGTTGTTGCTGCGGTTTTTTTCCACCACGATGGCGGTGGTTCTGTCCAGCCTGTCTTCTTCCATACGCCTGGTGACTTTTACCGGGTCCAGAACAAAGACGTCCTGCATGAGATTGTCGGAACCGGCTGCGTGGCCTGCCTGGGGAAAGGCCGTCACAGCCAGCAGGCACAGGCAAAGGATGAGTTTCATACATACCCTCTGGCAGCGCCCGTGCTGAAGGTTGGTGTCAGGCCGGCGCATGTGATGTTTTTAAAAAAAGTGCTATCAATTGCTGGAAAAAAAGGCTGCTCCGGGCAGCCGTCAGCACATTCCCGGCCTACCAGCGCCGGGCGTAATGCCGCAGACAGTCCAGACAGACTTTTTTGCCGTCCTCAAAACGCAGCATGGGTTCGGCCACCCCTTCGCCGCATGTCTCGCAAGGTACGGAAGTGAAAATACGCGGTCTTTCAGGGGCTTCATATGCCGGGGCAGATGCGCTGAACATTGTTTCAAGCGGCATATCCATAAGGGTTTGCTGCCATTCTTCTCTGCCGGTCTGCCCGTTTTTGCTCGCACGCAGACACAGGCGCAGGGCCGTGCCGCTTTCGCGGTCGAAAAAAGAATACGCGTGCTTGCCGCGCGGGCGGGCAACCAGATTGCCTTTGCCGGCGGAACAGCCGAGCAGGCATTGAATGGCGTCTACGCCGCAGGCATCGTTTTCTGTGATGCAAACGAGCTTGCCGTAGCCGGCCTGCCCAAGCACAGGGTGGCCCATTACAGCCTCCACCGCGCGCAGGCCGATGACAAGTCCGGGACAAAGGTGGCCGTGAAAGGCGACGGCTCTGTTAAGCCTGTCTGAAGCTGACTGGTCCATAATGTCTCCTGCATGGCGGTGTAAATAGCCTTTCCGTCTGGCCGGAATATGACCGAGAGTATTCACTGGCCGCAGTTTTGCCGTTGCGTGGAAAGGCTGTGACAATGTTGATCCGCCCAGTAGTATTATTTGTAAAATCGTAACACTAACGCAAAAAGCAGGCAAGGAAATACTTATAAGAAGTGCGTCTTTCGCTTTTTTCCCTGACCCTGCCAGCCGTGATTTCCGGTCGCCAACAGCAGGGCGAAGCACAGAAAAACTGAAACCGGACTGCCTGCATACAGGCAATTCCGGCTTCAGCTTTTGCAGCAGTCTGCAATGTTTTACAGGCTTGGACCCGTTACAGGCGGCGCGAAGCGCGACCTGGCGGCGGAAATTACAGTTTTATGAGTTCGTAGGCCCGGCTGCCCAGCCCGATTTCTTCGCCATACTGCAGTTGAACGCCCCCGCGTGTATGGGGCCAGCGCGCGGTGAACTTGTCCTGTTCCCCGTTTTTTTCCTGCGCGCTGCCGCACAGGCTGGGGGCGCTGCTGACCAGGTCAAGACACGCCTGGTCCAGGGCTACGGGATCTGTGGAAGCCAGAATGCCCACATCGGGCACCAGCGGCATGTCGCTCCAGGCCACGCAGTCGCAGTCCGGCGTTACGTTGAGCACAAAATTGATATAGCAGACGCGCCTGCTTCTGCCCTTGACCGTACCATAGGCATACTCGGTCATGCGCTCCATAAACGGTTCCATTTCCGTCGCCCAGTCAATAACAATGGCCTTGGCCGGGCAGACTGTCATGCATTCGAAGCAGCCGATACATCGCGCCGTTTCCACATGGCTTTTATGGTCGCGCATGCTCAGGGCCTGCTGCGGGCATGAATGCACGCATTTGGCGCAGCCGATGCAGTCGTCTTTGTTGATGCTCACATGGGTGGCGTGCTGCTCCCGCTTACCCCGTACAGATGCACCTCCCATTGCCAGATTTTTGACGGCTCCGCCAAAGCCAGCCATCTGATGCCCCTTGAAATGGCTGAGTACCACCATAGCCGGCGCGTTGCGTATTTCAGTGGCGATATGAACTTCCTTGAAGTGTTTGCAGTTGATGCGCACCGGCGCGTCGTTGCCGCCGAACAGGCCATCGGCAATAATAACGGGAGCGCCCACCACCGAAGGAGCAAAGCCGTTGAGATAGGCGGTCTGCAGGTGGTCGACCGCATTATGTCTGCTGCCGGAGTACAGGGTAGTGGTGTCCGTCAGAAAGGGTTTGCCCCCGGCGGCGGTGATCTTGTCCACCACCTGCCGCACCAGGGTGGGGTTCAGGTGCGTGTCGTTGCCGTATTCTCCAAAATGCAGCTTGACGGCAGTCAGTTCATTTTTTTTGATAATTTTTTTCAGGTTAAGGGCATCGCACAGGCGGGCGACCTTGACCATCTTGCTTTCTTCATGTGAGCGGGAATGTGTATCGGTAAAATATACTTTGGCAGGCATGCTGTCCTCCATAGCTGGCTTTTTATGCTGTAACCATAAGGTTTTTTATGCCGCAGCCAGGGGTTTTCGCAAGTAAAAATCTAGGCGGAATCATGAAAAAATGACCTGCGGCACGGCCGGGACGCTTGACAAGATACTCACGCAAGAATAATCTTAATAAGTTTTATGCTTCATGAAAACAGCGGGTTAGCTCATGCCCTGCAAGGAGGCTCCATGGCCGTTTATGTTGTAGATCATCCCCTTGTGCGCCACAAGATTGGTATTTTGCGTATGGAGTCCACCTCCACCAGCGAATTTCGCAGCGTCTCCAACGAAGTGGCCCGCCTGCTTATTTATGAGGCTACCAAGGGGTTTCGTACCGAAAAGCATACTGTGCAGGGTTGGGCCGGCCCTGTGGAAATTGAAGCTATTTCCGGCAAAAAAGTTACGGTCGTTCCCATTTTGCGCGCCGGTCTGGGGCTTATGGATGGCGTGCTGGACATGATCCCTGGTGCCAAGATCAGCGTTGTGGGACTGTATCGCAACGAGGAAACTCTGGAGCCTGTAGAGTATTACGTCAAGCTTGCCAGCGATATGGACCAGCGCCTTGCCATCATTCTTGATCCCATGCTGGCCACGGGGGGGTCGCTTATCGCCACCATCGAGCTTCTGAAGCGTCACGGCTGCCGCCAGATATGCAGCCTCAATCTTGTATGCGCGCCCGAGGGCATTGCCAAGGTGGAGGCGGCGCATCCTGATGTGGACATATATACCGCCGCCATTGATGATCACCTCAATGAGCAGGGATATATCATTCCCGGCCTTGGCGATGCCGGAGATCGCATTTTCGGTACCAAATAGCACCGCGCACACCTTTAGAACAATCGAGGCAGGGTATGAGCTTGAGCGGCTCGCGGCGGGAATTTGCGCCCACCGACTACAATCTGCGCTTCAGGGATTGCCTGATCGGCGCGCAGATGCTTTTTGTGGCCTTTGGCGCACTGGTGCTGGTGCCCATACTTACCGGCCTGGACAGCAACGTGGCCCTGTTTACCGCAGGGGTGGGGACTCTGCTTTTTCAGATATGTACCAGGGGCAAGGTGCCGATCTTTCTGGCATCGTCCTTTGCCTTTATCGCCCCCATCATTTACGGAGTACAGACCTGGGGTGTCGCCCAGACCCTGGGCGGGCTGGTTTGTTCCGGCTTTGTCTACTTTATTCTGAGCGGCCTTATCCGCTGGCGCGGCATTGATGTGGTGTTGCGTGTGCTGCCCCCGGTGGTGACCGGCCCTGTTATTATGGTCATCGGCCTTATTCTGGCTCCGGTGGCGGTGAACATGGCCCTTGGCAAAACCGGCGATGGCGCTGTGCAGCTGATTCCCGAAGAAATGGCCCTGTGGGTTTCGATGACTTCGCTTCTGGTTACGGTGCTGGTTTCGCTTCTGGGGCGGGGTTTTTTACGGCTCATGCCCATATTGTGCGGTATAACGGCGGGCTTTCTGGTTTCGTTGTATCTGGGGCTCGGCGACTGGACAAAGGTTGCGGCCACACCCTGGATGAGCCTGCCGCAGTTTACCTTTCCGGAATTTGCCTGGGAACCCATACTCTTTATCATGCCCATAACCCTTGCACCGGCCATTGAGCATTTTGGTGATGTGGTCGCCATAAGTTCCATCACCGGGCGCGATTATCTCAAAGACCCGGGCGTGCACACCACCATGTTTGGCGACGGCGTTGCCACCATGGCCGCAGGTTTTGTGGGTGGCCCGCCCTGTACCACCTATGCCGAGGTTATCGGCGCGGTGAGCCTGACCCGTGTGTTCAATCCGGCGATCATGACCTGGGCGGCCTTGTGCGCCATTTTGCTGTCTTTCGTGTCCAAGATCGGGGCTTTTTTGTCGTCCATCCCTGTTCCCGTCATGGGCGGCATAATGATCCTGCTTTTCGGGGCCATCATGGTGGTCGGGCTGAATACTCTGGTACGTGCCGGAAAAGACCTGATGGAGCCGAGAAATATGATTATCGTGGCTCTCATCATTATTTTCGGTGTGGGTGGAATGCAGTTCAGTATCGGCTCTTTCAAGCTCGGCGGCATAGGTCTTGCCGCAGTGACGGGCGTGGCGCTCAACCTCTTTTTACCGCGCAGTCGCAGTTGAGCCTGATATAAAAGCGCCTGTCGGTTGTGGCAACTGCCCAGGAAAATACAAAATAGCGGCAGGGCGCGGCGCAGGCAGATCCCTGATATGCGAATATTCTTCAACCCGCCGGGCGGTATGAGCCTGCCCGGCGGGTTGTATCTTTTCCGGCAAGCATGCTAGGCTTTATTGCAGGGCAAGCCCCGGCTGCCATGTGGCTTTTGTTCGGTGGCGACAAGAAAAAACCGCTTCGCGCAGTGTTGCGGTTTTGGGTCGATTGCCTTGCTCATGTCCGGCCAAAGCAATGTTAGTGTAAAGCTGCCCGATGTTCTATTTCGTGAATGTGCTGTTGAAAAATCAGCTCCTGTTTCAGGGCTGCCATCGAGTCGTAAAAGGAGGATTCCTATGGCTGATAAGAAAAATAATGATGACTATACTGTGTGCCCTGCCTGTTCCGGTACAGGCAAAAATCAGGATAATACCCCGTGCTTTGAATGTAACGGTACCGGTAAACGGCAGAGCGCCTGCACCGTACCCGTTGGCGCTGAAAACAATGGTGTATGCGACTAAAGCGCATGATTCAGGCATCTGTTGTTATTGCTGAAAGAACCCCGGCCAAGGCCGGGGTTCTTTCATGTATGCGCAGGTTACGTGAACGAAGTTGTTTTTATGCGCTGCCGGTTTGGGCTGGCGGCCTACAGGTTGCGCTCTTCAAGGCCGCCCCTGGCGGAGCCTTTTTGCGGCGGTTCCGTTACGGGTTGCAGGCCGGGTACGACGTCGTGCACTTCGGTGGGCGGCGCAAGCGGATTGGAGGCGGCTCTTTCGATGATCTTGCTGTCGCGCACAAAAACTGTGCAGGACAGGCCGAAGCATTCATTGATGGCGGCTACGGTTCCCTTGAGCATTTCCTGATCGTTCTGCGGCGGGGGAACAAGAAGGTAATAGGTGCGCGTGCGCCCGCCCATGCGCGGCTCAACTGTGCAGGCGACTATCCACTCGTCCTGTCCGTCGCCGTTCCAGTCGGCGATGGCCACCATGTTGACAGTAAGTGTTTGCGTGGCATGCCTGATGCGGAAGCCGTTATCCCAATGCGTCACGCGGCTGTCGGGCTGCATGGTGCCGGCAAAGGTCTTGCCCAGATATACATCGTGGCTTGTCTCACCGGCCATGAAGGAGGGAGAAAGCCGCCGGAAGAGCGTTTCACCGTAGCTTTTATAGCCCGCAAAAGACATGGGGGCCACGTAGGAACCTTTGTCATCCAGCAGGTTGCGGGCTTGAAGTTCTTTGGGCATGGCTCTGGCCATGCGGATGAATTGATCTTTCTCCACAACTACCACAGGTCGGGTGGAGCAGCCGAAAAGCAGAACGCCCAGGCAGAGCAGGGCGCAAAAACGCGTGATAAGCATGATGACAGTATTCTCCTGGCGGAGTTTTGACATGAGGCCGGGGTATGCGGCAATGCAGCCTTTGTATGCGCAGGTCAGCGCCTTGTAAAGTGGGTTGTCCTGTAGTTCCGCCCCACATGGTATGGTATCTGCATATTTTTTACAGGCTGGTCTGTTCATGTTTCAAGCCAAGGAAAAATCATGTCTGAAGCCCTGTATATTGAAATGCCCACGCGAAAAAGCGGGAAAAAATCCCTGTGGCTGCGTCTTCTGCCGCTATGGGCGCTTGTACTGCTTCTTTTGGGGGGGATCTGGCTGTGGTTGGCTCAGGGCCGCATCGTCAGCGCGCATGCCTTTCTCGATGCCATGATACATGTGGTCGCACCGGAATTTTCCGCGCCCGTGGAAGGTTTCTTTGTGCGTGAGGGTGACAGTGTGCGTCGTGGGCAGCCCCTGTTGCGGCTGAATGCCCGCGTCTATCATGACCGCCTTGCCGAGGCCGGCCGCGAAGGTGCAGCCTTGCGTGGCATGGCCGGGCAGGCTTCCGGGCCGCCAACTATGGAAGAAGCCGCTGCGCGCCTTAAAGTTGCGCAGGAGGCAGAGCAGGATATGGTGCGCCGTCTGGCCCTGGCGCGTAATGAAGAGGATGCCAGGCTGCGTCTGCAGCAGGACAGCGTGGCCCTGCATGTGCGCCTGCAGCTGGATTTGCGCTCACTTGACGCCCAGGGAGGCGAACAGACGGCGGGAAAAAGCAGGTATGCCGCAGCCGTAAAATCCGAAGCGCAGGCGCGCAGGCAGATGGAGCTGTCCCGGGTGGAGTACGAAGAAGCCAGCCGCATGCGCGCTGCCCTGGAACAGGAGTTGGGGCGCATACGGCAGGAAATGCTGCGTTACAAGCAGATGGCTTCACGTCAGCGCTATGCGCCGGTGCCTTCAGCCAGGCTTGAGGAGGCGCGGAAGGAGCAGGATGGCACTTCGGTAGATGCCAGCCTGTATGCGCCCGTTGACGGACGTGTGCTGCGCATTACAGGTGCTGCAGGGCAGATGGCGCGAAGCGGCGAAGCTCTTGTGCTGCTTTTGCCGGAGGGAGCAGCCGTGTCAGAGAATTACTGGCTGCTGGCGTATTTCGCGCAAGACAGGGCCGGGGCCATACTGCCGGGCCAACCTTGCCGGATTGAGCTGGAAGACGGTCAGGCCCTGCGCGGAACGGTGCAGGAAGTGCTTGCGCCACAGGTTCTGCCCGGTGGTAAACAGGAGAAACCGGACGGCACAAAGGTGGAAGGCAAGATCTCTGCGGCACTGTATACGCCGGTACGCATCAGCATCGAGCCGGGCGATAAAGCACTGCCACTGCCCGGCACACAGGCTAAAGGTGTAGTGTTTACACGTAATATATGGGGATTTTACGGATTTTAATGAGAATGCGCTGCACGGCTATGCGCCGGGCTGAATGTCATATAAACGCCGTAAGAACAGTAAATATTTAGATTCTAGCAGTATTGTGCTGCGTTTTTGCGCAGCAGGGACAGACAGCATGGCAACAGGCCGCGCGGGCTTGATAGCGTGCGCAGCCCGTACTGTTCTTTACTGCCATCAGACGCAGGGGCGGCAGACAATGTATTGCAGAAACAGCAACCTCGGCCTTTTGCAATGAATGCGCACATAAAGCACACGTTCATTGCAACAGGTCGAGGTTCATAGTTTTTTATACACAGGGTTGTTGAAAAAGGTTTTTTACCCCTGTGCGTCCATCTGCGCCAGATGCTGACGGGCAAAATCCAGGTTGGGGTCCAGCTCCAGAGCCGCCGTCAGATGGCGGCGGGCATCCTCATTCTTGCCCATAAACTTTTCGCACAGGCCCAGATTGGCGAGGTCCATGGCCGAACCCTTGTCTACGCGCAGGACTGCGGCAAAGGCCTCTGCCGCTGCCGCGTAATCGCCGGTTTTAAAGCGCGCCACGCCAAGCAGATTGCCGTATTCCTTCATGTCAGGGCACAGTTTCACAGCTTCGGCCAGGGCCGGTATGGATTCGGCCCAATGCCCCTGAAGGGTGTCGGTATATCCCAGGTAAAAGGCTGCCAGAGCCTGGGCATCGGTATCCGGCTGCAGGGGCAGGGCCTGGTCGAAAAAGGCGCGGGCGCTGTCCCAGTCTTCTGCCCGCAAGGCCAGCATGCCGTGAAAAAAGGGGAGAAAATGCGCACCGGGGTAGCATTGCTCAAGCACACGCAGGCCCTCGAGGGCGGTAGGGGCGTCAGCTTCTTCCACCAGCTTGCGGCCGACAAAAAGCCCCAGGCTCTGGTTGCGGTCACGCTCTCTGAAAGCCATGCCGGGTATGATATTGTAATGGGCCGGAATGCCCAGGTGTGGATGGGTGGTTTCCACCGCGTACATGGTCAGCGGGCGAATGCCTTCAAGGGCGGCGAGCAGCTCCTGCCTGATATCGCTGTTTTCCACTGTGGGCAGGCTTTCCAGGCTCACGGTGGGGCCGTCAAGCAGCCATGCGGCCTCTTCAAGGGTGTTGAACTTGGGCAGGCCGGATGCCTCGTAACAGGCATTGGTGCAAAAATCTCCAGCCAGCTGGGCAACTTCGGTTACCGCGCGGATGGCCGCCTTGGCTGGCGACGCTGCCGTACCCGCAGTAAACACGATTTCAGAACTTTTCCCGAGGGTGGCCGGATCCCACGCGATGGCAGCCACTGTGGGCAGGGGCATGCCGAGGGAAAAATCCTTGAGCACCAGATGGACGCCTTCTTTGGCAAAGGCTTCAGTCAACTGGCGAAGCACCGGATCCTGGCAGGTGGTGGGATCAATGGTGGGGGTGCCCGAACGATCACGGTCAACAAGGCAGCATACGTGGCGCTCAATAAGTTCGCTCAACCCCTGAAGAAGAGATTCTTCAGGGCTGTTACCCGCAGAAGTGCCGTTGAATTCGCCCAGCAGCTTGAACCAGTCCAGCGGCAGCCATGCCGTGGTTTCATCGGGCAGGCGCGTTGCCGGGTAAAAGCTCCAGCTTATAAGGTTAAGTACACGGCGGGCCTTGTTTTCATCAAGTTCTTCATTGACTGAGCGCAGCATTTCGGCAAGCGGAATCAGGGCGCTGCCGAAGCGCTCTTCGGCTTCGCTCCACGTGGCCCGTTCCATATGGGGCCGCTTCTGCCAAAAGCTGAAAAATGCGTAGCGCTCCATAAGCTCCATAAGGGCAGATGCTTCGGCCTGCTCAGGAGACGAGCCTTTGCCCATCTGCTTGCGCGTGGGCATGATGCGTCGGGCATCAGCCCCGCATATGCTGAGAAAAACGGGAATGCCCAACCGGTCCACGTCCACCCTTCTGGTGCTGGCAAGGATGTCCAGGTCGGCCACTGTCAGCCGCTGGCGCACACGGGCGATGGTTTGCGGCGGGCTCATGGTTTTGTCCAGATCACGGGTGTAGCCCTTGGGACAGGGGGCCAGCTGTATGCGGGGAAGATGCGTGTTCATGGGCGCTCCAGAATCAGAATACTGTATATGCGGCGTTGCTCTTCGCCATTGTCGTCGTTGGTTTTGACGCCAATGCGGCCTTCGGTAACCTTGAATGTTTTTGCCGCCAGCTTGGCAAAATGAGGCTTGGCGCGGGCCATGTCGGTGCAGAACAGGGCCTTGCCCCCGGGGGCCAGGTGACGGTCCACAAACTTCACCAGAGGCCTGTGCAGGGCGTCAAGGTAAAGAATTTCCGAGGCGGCCATAAGGTCGAACCCACCGGCAAAGCGCGGATCGCGCCCCGGAGTGGTCACATCAACGCGGGCAACCTCGATGATATCCTGAAGGTTGTTACGCAGGACGTTGGCTTTGGCAAAGCACAGGGCTTCGTCCACCACGTCGCTGACCACAACGCGGGTGAATCCGTAACGGGCGGCCACAAGACTGAGCACGCCACAGCCCGCGCCCAGTTCCAGCAGGCTTTTACCCTGTGGTTCATATTTGCGCAGCAGGCGGCCAAGCACAAATGAACCGGGCCAGACCTTGGCCCACAGGGGCAGGTCTTTGAGCGGATCACGGATGGCACGTTTCTGCAGCAGCCTGTCCAGATGCGACTGCATGTTGTTGATGGATAAAATGTGCAGGGGATTTTCATCAACCTGCAACGGCTCGAAATCCACATCAAAATCGGCGCGGATCACGGCGAGAATATTGTCGAGTTCTTCCGTGCTTGTTGGCATGTACTTTCCTTAAAAACGTGAATTAGAGCAGAGGAACATTAAAAATGCTTCTGCTCTGCGCGGAGGGTTGTAAAAAGTCGCGCCACGAAATGTTTGCAGGACGAACTTGCTTCGCCCGTTATGCAAGCATTTCAAAATGAAGATGCTCTGTTGGCGGAGTACAAATTATCTTTTTACTAAGAATCTTCGCGCATGGCAATGTGCAATCTGCTGTGGCAGCGCATGCCGGCAGCGAGTGCAATCCAGATAATCCTGAAAAGGGAGGCGGATGCGTAATTGGTGCTTG contains the following coding sequences:
- a CDS encoding YcaO-like family protein — its product is MNTHLPRIQLAPCPKGYTRDLDKTMSPPQTIARVRQRLTVADLDILASTRRVDVDRLGIPVFLSICGADARRIMPTRKQMGKGSSPEQAEASALMELMERYAFFSFWQKRPHMERATWSEAEERFGSALIPLAEMLRSVNEELDENKARRVLNLISWSFYPATRLPDETTAWLPLDWFKLLGEFNGTSAGNSPEESLLQGLSELIERHVCCLVDRDRSGTPTIDPTTCQDPVLRQLTEAFAKEGVHLVLKDFSLGMPLPTVAAIAWDPATLGKSSEIVFTAGTAASPAKAAIRAVTEVAQLAGDFCTNACYEASGLPKFNTLEEAAWLLDGPTVSLESLPTVENSDIRQELLAALEGIRPLTMYAVETTHPHLGIPAHYNIIPGMAFRERDRNQSLGLFVGRKLVEEADAPTALEGLRVLEQCYPGAHFLPFFHGMLALRAEDWDSARAFFDQALPLQPDTDAQALAAFYLGYTDTLQGHWAESIPALAEAVKLCPDMKEYGNLLGVARFKTGDYAAAAEAFAAVLRVDKGSAMDLANLGLCEKFMGKNEDARRHLTAALELDPNLDFARQHLAQMDAQG
- a CDS encoding HlyD family secretion protein translates to MSEALYIEMPTRKSGKKSLWLRLLPLWALVLLLLGGIWLWLAQGRIVSAHAFLDAMIHVVAPEFSAPVEGFFVREGDSVRRGQPLLRLNARVYHDRLAEAGREGAALRGMAGQASGPPTMEEAAARLKVAQEAEQDMVRRLALARNEEDARLRLQQDSVALHVRLQLDLRSLDAQGGEQTAGKSRYAAAVKSEAQARRQMELSRVEYEEASRMRAALEQELGRIRQEMLRYKQMASRQRYAPVPSARLEEARKEQDGTSVDASLYAPVDGRVLRITGAAGQMARSGEALVLLLPEGAAVSENYWLLAYFAQDRAGAILPGQPCRIELEDGQALRGTVQEVLAPQVLPGGKQEKPDGTKVEGKISAALYTPVRISIEPGDKALPLPGTQAKGVVFTRNIWGFYGF
- a CDS encoding class I SAM-dependent methyltransferase, encoding MPTSTEELDNILAVIRADFDVDFEPLQVDENPLHILSINNMQSHLDRLLQKRAIRDPLKDLPLWAKVWPGSFVLGRLLRKYEPQGKSLLELGAGCGVLSLVAARYGFTRVVVSDVVDEALCFAKANVLRNNLQDIIEVARVDVTTPGRDPRFAGGFDLMAASEILYLDALHRPLVKFVDRHLAPGGKALFCTDMARAKPHFAKLAAKTFKVTEGRIGVKTNDDNGEEQRRIYSILILERP